DNA from Kryptolebias marmoratus isolate JLee-2015 linkage group LG15, ASM164957v2, whole genome shotgun sequence:
gaggattaAAAGGTGATGCAGTTTTTCTTaggaaaaaacttttttattcataaagtcAGGATTTTGAGATTAATCtcaacattttaacattaaattcGGAGAAAATAAGTCATAATTccggatttatttatttatttctcaccGTGTCCCTAATCGTCTTCCGTAGGATAAAATTTAAGATGCgatttttacaaaactaaaaacatttaacgGAGTCGATTCTCTTCTAAATGCTCCTGATTTAACAAGCagaaataaagagaagaaaCGTGGTTATTTTGTGCATTGTTTAGATCCAGTTGcgcctttaaaaaaataaaataaaactctgacacTAGTTTAATCCAGATAAATCATAGATTACAATCTGAACATGGGTGTTGCCAAAACTAACCCCCCTGAGGTTTgaactaaagttaaaaaaacaacaacaaaaaaaaaaacgagtcaGCGTCACGTGGTGGAGTCTCCGTCACACTTCTCCTTCTGTCCGGACGGAGCCGAGTCTCCCTGCAGACATttggacagaggacagaggacagaggacagaggacaggacATACAGAGGGACAACATGTGGCTCcgggaggagctgctgaaggcCGTGTGGCATGCCTTCACAGCCCTGGACTTGGATCATCGAGGGAAAGTGTCCAAATCTCAGCTAAAGGTGCGTTTCTGCTCACATTACTCCACTTCCGTCCCCCTGCAGGACAGTAACTTCATTTCTGCTACTAATGACTAAGATTATTcttattagtttgtttaaaaataacaaaaaagtaaaacagttaCAGCTCATATTGGATTGATGTATCCCCTCTTGGTGATGGTGATGATCTTATATcatgttagtgtttgttttgatggGAACTGCTGGTGTTTTGCATCAGTGAAGCAGAAACTAAACCAtgaaaaggtcatttttaaGAACTGGAGTTTTGCTTGGCTGCTGATGCTGAAACGCAAACCTACAGATGTAGACAGACATTTACATGCAGTCCTTACAAGCATGAATGCTCCGGATGATTTGTTCTCAAACAAGAATTTTGTGCACAAGTTTGCATTTAATGTGCATTTTCTCTGATCCACACAGGCTCAGATCTAAATAtgcacatacatacatacacgtTTTAACAACTGGTGCTATATCTTTGGACTTTACAAAGCAAAGCTTATCACCCTCCTTAGTGAttatgattgactgcagcttgtagtttctctttgccagcagTAAAGGGATTTGTGGATTGACCAACCTGCATTTGAGGAAATTGGTTGAGGTATTCAAGAGCAACGCAGGCTTAAGTtctgccatgaactggaaattgctggaacaccagtgtcgCCACTTTTACATCGCCATGGGCcgggagaagaaaaaagaaaaaaaaaaaaccctgttccACGAGGGGGCACCTTCAAGCTGGAGGGAAATTTGCCGCTGCCCTCGTGGACGAGCCAAATGTCTTTTGGAGTGTTTAAAGGGGTCAAGGTGTGGCTTTCACACCTAAGAACACTGCACCAGctgtcaaacatggtggtggtagcatcatgctgtggggcttCTGGAATAAGCTTCTCAGAGCTGCGACCTCAACCAGGTGAAAAATTTGCTGAGTTTGCTTTAAAGCCGGAAACCAACCAAGTTAAATAAATGACCAATGGATGGTCAAACATCCACCCAGAAGCTTGTTGACGACTTATAAGAGTCTGAAGTCCAGCTGCAGCGTGCTGAgtgacatttaaccaaatattagagGGGGTGTTTGTGTGATATTGAGGCTCTATGTATAATTCTGAACGTGTGTGgtttagagaaaatccacagtaaattcaaacttgtgcaacacattattgcttttaaaaatcactgaagaTGAGTGTTGTGTAATAATTCCACCCTTAAAAAAGAACGCTTcgaataaatcatttaaaacccTAAATTCATATGACTTTTATGTCCATAATGAGTATAATGTAAGTCATAACATCACCTCCTGGAGTCTGTATTGAATCATTTGCAGTACTTGTGATTAATGGTGGTGTTATGGATGTGTAGGTGTTGTCCTATAACCTGTGCACAGTGATGAAGATCCCTCATGACCCCGTGACCTTTGAGGAGCATTTCAAAGACAATAATGAGGGGCCTCTGTCTAACGAGGGCTACATGCCGTACCTCAACAGGTACATCCTCGACAAGGTGAGGATGGAAGGGCGGGGCTTCTGTTCATATCTGATGTTTATATTAGTAAATAATAATGTGTAcactgagagaaaagaaagactCACTTTGATGAATCCTGCATCACACGGATTAGGGTGACTATTATTACTGACCTACAGAGGAACAATGTGCTTTTACCTGCTGTTAATGCAATCCTGCTCTAATAAACAttataaagtttattaaatgtaaCATTAAACATCTGTTGAAGCTTCCGAACAGTCAAGCTGCTCTGACTTCACCCTCTCCACTCCGAGGCTGTTTTCTCGCCTTTCTCTTGCGAGCTGTGACTTGAATAAAGATGAGGCCTTCGGTGACATCACATTTGCACCTCGCACCCTGCAGACCCGAGCTTCTGAAAAGAGGCGAACAAGAATCGCCTGCTCGGCGTTTGTAAGCCCACTGACTCGGCGCCGCCTTTCCGACCACAGGTGTGCGAGGACTTCGACGTGATCGAGTTCTACCGGATGTGCTGGACGCTGTGTTACAAGAAGAACATACACATCCAGCGCCTCATCATCTCCGACAACTCCGCCTTCAAAGTCTGGTGCATTTTCAACTTCCTGTCCGAGGACAAATACCCGCTCATCATCGTCATCGAAGAGGTGAGGAAGGTGGTGTTTGGACAAACTCTGGGtacaagaaacaagtgattaaatataaaaataaaaacataaaacctggtCTTCTTTTTGTCCGTGTGACAGatacaaacacaaagtgacTCAGTAAAAGCTCACAAACAGTTCCTGTTTTCAATAAACTGAGCTCAGGCTAACTTCCAGTTAGATAATTGTTGGCTCAATTGGGGTTAGGTGAcacttttgttaaatttttgtGATTCAGATGAAGATCAGCTCGTATTTTAACAGTACCTGGGTCATTCCTAAGTATTCTTCCACTTTTATTTGAACTATATTTAAGCATTTCTCTTTAAGTTAAGTCAATCTGTAttttaatctgtattttatgCATAAAGCAACCTgataagaacaaaaatacaatttaaaggTACATCAAACAACAAACgcaaacaatgatttttttacaaaaaggaaaaattctatgaaattgaagcctttttgttttatcccATTAGGTGGAGTATTTACTGCGAAAGCTGTCGGAGGCCATGGGGATGGGATGGAGCGAGGAGAGGTTTTCAGATTACAAACTGAACTGGAACACAAAGAACTGCCTGACCGTCTGGGGGCTGATCGAACTGGTGGGACTCATCTACTTCAGCAAAGGCGTGGAGCGGCAGACGCTGTCCATGGGCATCAACGAGGTGTTTTCAGAGCTCATTCTGGACATCCTCAAGCAGGTCAGATGGGAtgtgtgcatttctgtttttagaacCTCTTTAAAACCGCTTTACCCACCTGAGGTTGTTTGAATTGTGAACAATTACTAAAAATCTGTAGTTTACCTCCATCCCTGTGTTTTAAAGGGTTACATGATAAAAAAAGGCCACAAGAGGAAGAACTGGACCGAGCGCTGGTTCGTCCTTCGACCCACCTCGCTGTCGTACTACATCTGTGAGGACCTGACGGAGAAGAAGGGAGACATCATTCTGGACCAGAGCTGCTGTGTGGAGGTAAACAGTTATCATTTTTAAGTCATGTTTGGCCATTCGTACCGAGCGTATAAGTTTATTTCCTGCAGGATTCATTCTTTTTGACTGATTTGATGTAGAGtggatgttttactgtttccatCTCTTCCAGTCTTTGGTGGATAAAGACGGGAGGAAAAACCTTTTCATCATCAAGTGCGCAGATAAAAGCTTCGAGATCAGCGCGTCggataaaaagaagaagcaggaatGGATTCAAGGTACTGAACGACTGCACGGCTCTGTAACACTTGGTGAACGCGGGTCACAGATGAGCCTCTCGCTCTGTCTCCTGGCAGCGATACAGACGTGCATCCAGCTGCTGAGGCTGGGGCTGCTGTCTCCTCACCGCGAGGCCCGGCTGAGGCGCCGGGAGCTCCGGCAGaagcagcaggtggaggaggaggacctggCAGAGAGGATGAAGAGTCTTCAGGCGGCCAATGAGAACAAGCAGAGGGAGCTGGAGGACATGAGGCTGGTCTGTGCATCAACTCCACACAAATGACCTGCACatcatttaaacactaaaatcagctgaaaaccCGTAAAGCAAACATTTAGATAATAAAGAACTGTGAGCATCTATTAACCTCTTGGTCCTTGTTGGTTCAGTGGAACTCAAGTATGGGTTACAGGGGTGTTGGCTGCTTTTTCTCACTTACTGTGGTTTACTTCTGCATAAGCACACAGAgtgaaaaaggaagcaaaacctttcatgcaaacactgttcgATAGCGGTCAACAACACCTGCTTCCAgagaacaaagaggaaaataaacttatttCAAGCTGCAGCAGATTGTTCTTCACTTTTCACTTCCCTTTTTGTTCTCTTCTAGTTTTATTCTCTTTTGCCCTTTTTTGTTAGCAAATGCTATTGCTAGAATAGTTTTTCTGGAAATTTATTCACCATATTTACACTCTCAGACCTTTTGCAAGCACAGGAATACAGGCTAAAAGCAGAACCTTTCTGAACAATCCAAATCCCAGTTCTtttctgaagttgtttttgtccCGTCTGTGGCTTCCGTCCAGGCTGACCAGTAAAGagctttttcctcttttgtgcTCCACAGAAAATGGAAGAGGCTGCAGCCAAGGCGACGCTGGAGGAGCTCAGGAGGAAGAAGACTCGCTCGGACCTGCAGGATCGCTACAGGCTGGACttggagagagagaaaatggtGACGCGTTTCTCCGCTCTGACAGCGACTCATTGTTTTCTTAcaaatgcagaaagaaaacaaagcttacAACAAGCTTCTGAATAAAGCACTGCTTTTGTATGGAAACAGAAGGCAAATAAATATTAACCCCATGATGACGTGACTCATCTTTTGTCTGAGTTTGAGATGAGCCGATGTGGTAATCATTCTCACTGAAACAATTATTGCTTCCTGAAGGGAGGCCGCGTGATTCCACGGACATCAGTGTGCAGCTGACTCCTGATGGCCGATGTGTGGCTGCTTTCAGATGCGGCAGCAGATGGAGGAGCAGGTGGCTCAGAAGTCCAGTGAGCTGGAGCAGTACCTGCAGAGAGTCCGAGAGCTGGAGGAGATGTACCACCGACTGGAGGAGGCCTTGGAGGACGAGAGGCAGACCAAGCAGGACGAGGAGGACATGCGAAAACTGCAGGCCAGGTCTGTTTGACTTTATACGAACCAGATTAccagagctgctgctttacAAGTTAATAGCtctctttttaactttaagaGAGCTAATAATTACCTCGGTGTTGCAGTTTCACTCTGTTTGATGGGCttctgtgtgtgaaagtgttCAGCTACGCAGTGAGCAAAACCAGATGTTCCAGGAAGAAAAAAGGGATTtcccccaccaaaaaaaatacatagttAATTAGCTTCTAAATCAGCCTAGCagttcagaaagaaaaatggttttACAGGAACTAGTCTTAGTGCAGCTCAGTGACACAAAGAGACCAACAGGAACTGAAATACTGATCTTACCAAAACCACTTTGGTAGGCAACCAAATTAGgcaaaaaaccctgaaaattCATTGGCATCACTAAAATCTCCAGCCAACCAGCCCTGCATGTTTACTACTTGAGGACATTATTGCTTtgtaatggaggaaaaaaacacccTTAAACCTTCTGTGTCAGTACCTGGTCTAAGCTTTTTAATCTTTGtgtattaaaaactgaaaccagtGTTTGCGTTAACTGATGATCAGTTCTGCTCTCCAGCCTGGAGGAAGCTGGGCTCATTCTTCTGAACTCCAAGTCTGAAAAGTTCATTggttcaataataataatgaacaataaattaaataaagataacaTGTACACGGTGCCTTTTATAACCATCAGATGCTTGACATTGCAAATTAAaattctgtacatttagtttagttaattttatcttagctcatactttagatattgttagattgttagattcctaattgttgtttagtttagctactattttgactgtcttcgcccatgtttagatatgtttagtttatctgattatgatttcatttagattattttagctacttttttgactgtctcagctaatgcttagatatgtctggtttcatgatttcatttagattatacttgattcatttagaatacatgattgttgtctttttctttttttgtgtttcattctgtattggattctgttttttgtttctgttgtaaagcactttggatcgccttgttgctgaaaagtgcaatataaataaatctcacttcacttcactttactttactaaaataataaaaaaacagagtaaagaGTGAGATCAGAGACTGGTGAGCAGAAGGAGCTACATTAGACTGGATGCTCAGgtgaaaatgtaatattttaccagtttattgaaaacatttagtgtttttctgaCATGCTCTTCTCTGTTAGGCTCCTCGATGATGGACTAGATTCATTATTCTGTCGCCcttcttacattttttattttactgttaagGTCCAGTTCACAAACTGatattcattttatatttttattagaaattattAGTAGAATCAGAACTTGTTCATGGATATTTAGGGTATTGATAGTCTTCAATGTCCTTCATTTCTGCAAAGTTTGCCAACCTATGCAAGAGTCCCAAATCTTTCAGGCGGGTTCTGCGTTTCTCAGAAAtgtgttctgtttctgctttaataaacCACTCTCATTCAAACAGCTGCGGGTGTTATAAGATCACACGTTTAAGTCCGATGGCCGTGTGCTCCGTGAcaggctgctggaggaggaggcagcGAAGCGCGCAGAGCTGGAGCAGatcttcctgcagcagcagagggcGCTGTCTCAGACCGAGGCGGagaaggaggagctgagggcCGAGCGGCTGGCCAAGGAGCGAGACCTGGACGCAGCGACGCAGCAGCTGGAGCGGCTGGAGAGGGAGCGGcagggcgctgtggagcagtacCAGGTCAGGGCGCGCGCGTGGAGGTTTATACGTCTGAGCTTCACCGTTTTAACCCGCACGACACTGAACAATTACAGGAGAACAGAGCCATTTATCCACCTGAGCGTTATTTCTGCCAACATCTAACCTCTGTTcatatgaatgaatgaatgaatgagtttattttgattACATATGcgattaaaaaatacattaccattgaaaatctaaaacaaaacatttgaaaaagagTAAGCTGAGGCTCATGTCAAATTCAAGAATCAAGATCctcaaaaaaaaactaagactTTACAGCCTTCACATATACgttaactttgatttaaaatcttttataaaCCCAAATACTAGTTTCTTAGTTTTCGCCTAAAACTATTCTATAATGTCCCTCTCAGAGCAGAAACACCTCCATGTTGAAGGCTGGTTCTAACTGGACAACTTTTCCATATAAATAacccttttaatttttattgttctccttttgtttaaaaaaactgaatgaactgAAGTAGGCTATTCTTTGCAAcatgaaaagtattttttatagattttaaacacacaaatacttaTTAAAGGAAGCTTTATGTATAATTTTAAGAGCTCGTTTTGAAGTTGAATTATTAGGTCTAGATTTGGCGTTACAAGGGAGCACTTTAACGTGTTTGTGCGTCGCAGGAGATGTCGAGGAAGCTGGAGCGAGCAGCGAATAAAACCAAGACGTGGAAAGATAAAGTGGCCCAACACGAGGGTCTGGTGCGTCTCATCCAGCCAGGTAGGAGGACCGACAGCCTCTCATCAGGAGGTTTTAGCTTCATGTAGCTCCAGGTGTTCACTAACATCCAGACTTCTTGAAGCTGTTTCATCATCTGAATGAAGATTTATCCTCGGCACTAACGCAGTCAGACTCAGGGTTAGAGTAAATTGTGCCTTTTCTTAGTTAAAACTAAAGGTGCACTTTAACTCCAGTAACTCTGGcttaaaagaggaaacaaaactcATGATCGTCGTGTAACTGATTTGTGATTTTCATTGTGTTAAAAGGACTTcggtctgtttttgtttaggtcATAAAGGGCCTCCGAGGATCACTAATTGGGGTCCGGCGTCGTTCACCGACGTGGAGCTGGAGCTGAGGAAGAAGTCATGGCAGGAGAGTAAAAACCAGGGAGCTCAGGGTCAGTGAACGCAGGAAGTCGTCTTCTTCACTCTCTGTGTAGTAAAGTGTTAGTGACATTCAGAgtttaacaaacataaataattatttaacttACTGAGcttcaaaaatgtcataattgAGTTTATTTGacctattttaaacaaactgtaataCGCTTAACCTGTAAttagtttaattagttttaaatacaATATGAACAATGTAAATGTACACATTGggatggaaataaaataaaataaaacatttttagtgaaagtggaacttgtttttttgttttgtttttaactttttaaaggctttcagagtttagtcagtttttatgaaaataGTTTCCAAATAAAATTCATCGCcatgtgaaataaatttaatttttgtcagaaaacaaatgttcaggtcatttttattaaacatacCTAAAACCAGCAATAATCTCCTTATTTATTGTGGACAAGATGGAaacatttcagcattttaaagttttagtttctctAAAAGCCAAACTCAGGATGAGGATTTTAAGTTAGCAGCTGGCTAAAAATCCTTTTTGCAAAGCAACAGTTGCATTGTTTATGATGTCGCTGcttcaataaattaaaacaaagagaaattaaatgaatCAGGATCAGTTCAGACCAGAAATATAAgttttttgacagaaacaagTTAATAATGTTCAAATGAGAAAGGATGTAGATCACAAAGCAACAAACCAAAGTAAATGAAGGTTTCATGATACAATATTatttctggtttttcttttgtaataatgtTAATACCAGCTGCGCCTTTAAATGGTCAGAACTTTGTGCTGTAAAACCCATcttcatgattttgtttttgcctcagtTTGCCTCCATCTGAAGCAGCTAATacttattaattttattaacttCTTTATATTTGGCTTCATAGTTGTGATTTGAATCAATGCTGATGATATATTAGAGCTGAAACGTGTCCGTCTTGCCCAGATTAAATAAGATTTATCTGCCGTAAATGCTCAGTTTGTAATTTGTGTCGTCAGACCTCGTGCGTCTCCTGCTGCTCCAGCAGAGGTCAGCGTGCAAAAAGGATTGGATTCAAAAAGAAACGAAGCAGAAGCAGTACGCTGCGCTGCTGTTTTTTTAGGCTGAAACAGTTCCCTTTGTTAGTAGCCAAAGCATCTTAAACAACAATGAGAACCCCAAAAGGACTTTGAAATTCTTCtgcaaagtttctttttcttcagcgtttcagtcattaaaataaaaacaaacctctgagggAACATATATGGAAGCAGGATTCTCCAAAGATCACAAATGAGAGTCAAAATAGtctattttagtaaaaaaaaaaaaaaagataatttaaacatctgatttttaagaaaaaactgTATTAACCTCAAATTAAGTTTGACGAAATTTAATtcaattgattttatttatatgtcACCACCTCAGAGCAATATgagcagtctgagagcgaagcgCTCTGTtaggaacaataagatctttaatataagatggagcttggctgttgagagctttggatgttagaAGGAAGATTGTAAATTCTATCCTGAATTTGAGACGAAGCCaatgaagagaagctaaaactggagaaatatgaccTCTCCGTctaactctggcagcagcattttggatcagctgaagactttttagagAGTTTATTTGGACACCCGGATGATAAAGAATTGCAACAGCCCagcctagaagtgataaatgcacGGGCCAGTTTTCATCATCACTTTGGAACAAGacgtttctaattttagtgatattacacaGGCAGGAGAAGGCAGCCCTGGTCACATTCTTAATGTGGGAGTTAAAATCACACCAAAATTCTTCATATTAAAACTGGAgaccaaattaatgccatccaacTTTCAAAAAATCTGTTAATGTTGCTCCTAAGATCCTAATGTCCAAAAAACAATGCAACCTCTGTCTTGTTTGAGTGGAAGGGTCTGAGACCTTTCTGTCAACTCTTTAGTTCTGTCTTGTTTAAGTTTTCTAAAAAGCACTAGATCCaattttttacagtattttgatCCTGGTGCTGCCTTTCACCTGCTGAAGCAGACATCACTGCAACAGCTTCAGCGATTAAGCTGAAGATTGGCGAACGACAGCTTGTTGTTTGGAGGTAAATGTACTCCGTATCAGAGAGACAAAGCCGTACAGCAGGGTCAAAAATGTGAAATCTGACCTCAATGTTCCAGGATTCACTCGACATGCAGCAGTGAGGTTCTAATGTCAAAACAAATCCGATTCAACAACAATGGGCCTCTGTTAGCTCACGTACGCCTCACCCTCGCCGTGCTCGCTCATGTTTCACTTACAGGAACGCTGTAACTGGGTGTAACTGGGTGTAACTGAGTGGAACTGGGTGAAACCGGGTAAAACCGTGAGCGCTTGTTTCGTCTCGTGTCTGCCGCCCTGCGCAACGAGAGCCTCCACTTTCCAGAGCGAAACCTGCATCACTCCggtcttcttcttcgtcttcgTCTTCTTCGAGAGAAGATCTGGAAGCAAAATGAGAAGAGAGTTCAGGTTAAGTTCAAAGTTGACAGAGAAGGAGATGAGATAAGAACCTGCATTCATACTCCTGGTCTGACACCATGCACATATCTGCACCAGCAGGTTACTGATAGGATCAGATATAGAGACAAATGTCTGAGCTAACTGTGGATTTTACTGTGATGAAAAGATTTTATGGACCTCTTTGTCTGCTTGATTTACAGCTCAACtggaagaaaaactgtttttattgcagaGTTTTTTAGGAATTCTGTCCTGCAGTTTGATAAACAGATTTGCTgttcacattttcttcttttaagaGTTATTTATGTCtcagaatttgaaaaaaatatggcCCCCTTTTCACTCCAAATAACTGTTCTCAGAATTGAGAGTGTCTCATCTCCGTAGCTAAGTTGCACAAGCCCTCCGCATTCCAAACGTCTATctctgtctccccccccccccttgccCCATGTGTCCGAAATGCACCCGGATGCCCATGACCAATTCATCTGGTTCCTGTCCGAAAAAACATCCTCATCCTAACTggaacattgtaaaaaaaaaaaaaaaaaatctcctgcaGATGCCTGTTTTTTCTGGATTAGACCAGTCTCCACTGTgagttttcagtgtttcaggactcagttttagctgtaaaagaaaactgtggGTCACTTACGCCCAAAGACGTTACTCCAACTGTTGTGAGGACACCCTCACAGTGACGATTCACAAGTTTTAATCGAGCTTCTCCCTTCATGGGTGAGCAAACGGCGCTCGGATAATCTCATCTGGAGTTGGGTTGATTCACGTGTCGGTGCATGCTGGCAGCTGACATCACCCTCATTTCTGTTGATGCTGACTTCACGTTCAAACAGTAAACCTATAGGTGTCTCTGGGGTGTTTGTATCTGTAGAAAAGCCAATCAGCTCCCCCCAAGTTCTCTCCataaagacacttttttttattgtaccaCAGCTGGGACTGTGCTGGAAGAACAGCAGGTCCAACACAAGCAGATACGTACAGCCTGGAGTTTCTGAGCTGCTTTTGATTTGTCTCTTTATGTGAGAGCAGCTTCCAGCCGTCCAAGACAAACCACTGAACCTAGAGGGAAAAAGCCGCCAGGCAACACAAGATTACTATTATACTGAAATGCATGTAAAACAGTTCTGACCTTCGGGGTGATGGGAGCTTTCATCAGTAATTTGCCATCAGAGAACAAAATCAACCACAGGAGCACTATTGTATCTTAACTCACGTCATAGTTATGTaacattaaaagtttttttttatctcctcaTACATTTATTCATCTAGTAGTTTACATAAGTGCGGTTTGATCCACTCAGATGAATACAGctttataaaattattaattgGATCAAATTTCTGTTGGGAAACTACCATTTCCATCTCTAGGGGAGAAAAGTAATGATTCCTATCATGCCATTCCACTCAGTCCCGCTGTAGAACATCCGCTGCATCTTTCTGTTTGCGCGTTTAATCTCCGTACCCAAAGCAAATATGCTAAATATGGAGAGAATTAGCAGCTTTGCACCTGCTGCCAGAAAGAGGCAGCTGCACGGTTGTACTGTGGGACGAACGCCACGTCAGATCTTCCTCTGACCTCGTCTCCCTCTGAGTCAGGCCTTTTTCGAAGGACCGAAGGAGTCCTGTTCTGCGCCTGAGGAGATGAGCTGAGAGTCCTGCCCGGTCCCACGTTCAGGCCTGGCAACAGAGaccccatcatcatcatcatcatcactgctGGCTCAAAGAAGGAAAACTTGTGGAGGTATCTGATTAcctttcatttagaaaaaaacaaaatctttatgAAATCTGAAGGTTTTCACGAGAAGCCAGGAAAACATGGCAAGAACTAGCTGTATCATAAAACCGGCTGAATAACACCACGGACCTTTCAgctcaataaaaatgtcagcatgCAAAGCCCACTGCTGACTCTTAGTCTTCTCAGAATTCATCGTGGAAGTTAAGAGTTGACTTGATGTTAAAACCCAAAGAGGATTCAGCAGAGA
Protein-coding regions in this window:
- the swap70a gene encoding switch-associated protein 70 is translated as MWLREELLKAVWHAFTALDLDHRGKVSKSQLKVLSYNLCTVMKIPHDPVTFEEHFKDNNEGPLSNEGYMPYLNRYILDKVCEDFDVIEFYRMCWTLCYKKNIHIQRLIISDNSAFKVWCIFNFLSEDKYPLIIVIEEVEYLLRKLSEAMGMGWSEERFSDYKLNWNTKNCLTVWGLIELVGLIYFSKGVERQTLSMGINEVFSELILDILKQGYMIKKGHKRKNWTERWFVLRPTSLSYYICEDLTEKKGDIILDQSCCVESLVDKDGRKNLFIIKCADKSFEISASDKKKKQEWIQAIQTCIQLLRLGLLSPHREARLRRRELRQKQQVEEEDLAERMKSLQAANENKQRELEDMRLKMEEAAAKATLEELRRKKTRSDLQDRYRLDLEREKMMRQQMEEQVAQKSSELEQYLQRVRELEEMYHRLEEALEDERQTKQDEEDMRKLQARLLEEEAAKRAELEQIFLQQQRALSQTEAEKEELRAERLAKERDLDAATQQLERLERERQGAVEQYQEMSRKLERAANKTKTWKDKVAQHEGLVRLIQPGHKGPPRITNWGPASFTDVELELRKKSWQESKNQGAQGQ